One window of the Archangium primigenium genome contains the following:
- the tssK gene encoding type VI secretion system baseplate subunit TssK has protein sequence MQRFKLARVRWQVGQTLLPEHFRAQDEALSSEARLHAELSGLPQTGIASLAWSEAMLAEGSLSIATMTAVLPGGFLVDVPGNAALPSFSLEATGRAEVTVFLHLLEDTRGAEGVPLYADEPPTVQRVLRRLMLSSEQSAERALSTLELATFFKDVQGAWHASPRRVPPLLLVGPNPFLEELLGELDSLLEKVHGQLRTLLLDSYQRGERLASARRTLLEVRRLQSLRSDMRGGICPHPHAFFDLLRRLYFETCCYLEQEPGETLPAYLHEDLGQGLWGWMDLLNRVFRPEDTRLTYKPFEQRDGQFVLSPLPELEEGASSELYLLVRGADPNKPPSMEGVKVASPARLPTVRRLALRGIAFQHVPHTSFPHAFGPEISWYKLAMGEEWQFAQRDNGMAFYVTPALQGMQVFLFWRRA, from the coding sequence ATGCAGCGCTTCAAGCTCGCGCGGGTCCGCTGGCAGGTTGGCCAGACGCTCCTTCCCGAGCACTTTCGCGCCCAGGATGAAGCCCTTTCGTCGGAGGCGCGGCTGCATGCCGAGTTGTCCGGACTGCCTCAAACGGGCATCGCCTCGCTCGCCTGGAGCGAGGCGATGCTCGCCGAGGGCAGCCTGTCCATCGCCACCATGACCGCCGTCCTGCCGGGAGGCTTCCTGGTGGATGTGCCCGGTAACGCCGCGCTGCCGTCCTTCTCGCTGGAGGCCACCGGGCGCGCGGAAGTCACCGTCTTCCTGCACCTGCTGGAGGACACCCGCGGCGCCGAGGGCGTGCCGCTCTACGCCGATGAGCCGCCCACCGTGCAGCGCGTGCTGCGCCGGTTGATGCTCTCGAGCGAGCAGTCCGCGGAGCGCGCGCTCTCCACGCTGGAGCTGGCGACCTTCTTCAAGGACGTCCAGGGCGCCTGGCACGCCTCGCCCCGCCGGGTGCCGCCCCTGTTGCTCGTGGGGCCCAATCCCTTCCTGGAGGAGTTGCTCGGCGAGCTGGACTCGCTGCTCGAGAAGGTGCACGGCCAGTTGCGCACGCTGCTGCTCGACAGCTACCAGCGCGGCGAGCGGCTCGCCAGTGCCCGGCGGACCTTGCTGGAGGTGCGCCGCCTGCAGTCGCTTCGCTCCGACATGCGGGGCGGCATCTGTCCGCATCCCCACGCGTTCTTCGATCTGCTGCGCCGCCTCTACTTCGAGACGTGCTGCTATCTGGAGCAGGAGCCCGGCGAGACGCTCCCGGCCTATCTGCACGAGGACCTGGGCCAGGGGTTGTGGGGCTGGATGGATCTGCTCAACCGCGTCTTCCGGCCCGAGGACACGCGGCTCACCTACAAGCCCTTCGAGCAGCGCGACGGGCAGTTCGTGCTCTCGCCCCTGCCCGAGCTGGAGGAGGGCGCCTCGAGCGAGCTGTACCTGCTGGTGCGGGGCGCGGATCCCAACAAGCCCCCGTCCATGGAGGGCGTGAAGGTGGCGAGCCCCGCGCGGCTGCCCACGGTGCGCCGACTGGCCCTCCGGGGCATCGCGTTCCAGCACGTGCCGCACACGTCCTTCCCGCACGCCTTCGGTCCGGAAATCTCCTGGTACAAGCTGGCGATGGGCGAGGAGTGGCAGTTCGCCCAGCGCGACAACGGCATGGCCTTCTACGTCACCCCCGCGCTCCAGGGCATGCAGGTCTTCCTCTTCTGGCGCAGGGCTTGA
- a CDS encoding GPW/gp25 family protein, producing the protein MARPSFLDKFIPPAHGSDAEGELVRVRQNLESVLNTKEGYGYFVEGFGLGRYTERFGTRELMQTLTDELLHVVRHQEPRLQEPELELRGRDSGLWLHFVLTGMLHGAPCTLRLLFHTVSGQVRVDEEDEER; encoded by the coding sequence ATGGCGCGTCCCTCGTTCCTCGACAAATTCATCCCGCCCGCCCATGGCTCGGACGCCGAGGGGGAGCTGGTGCGCGTGCGGCAGAACCTGGAGTCCGTGCTCAACACCAAGGAGGGGTACGGCTACTTCGTCGAGGGCTTCGGGCTGGGTCGCTACACCGAGCGCTTCGGCACCCGGGAGTTGATGCAGACCCTGACGGACGAGCTGCTGCATGTGGTGCGCCACCAGGAGCCGCGCCTGCAGGAGCCGGAGCTGGAGCTGCGCGGCCGGGACTCCGGGTTGTGGTTGCACTTCGTCCTGACTGGCATGCTCCACGGCGCTCCGTGTACCCTGCGTCTTCTGTTTCACACCGTGAGTGGACAGGTCCGGGTGGACGAAGAGGACGAGGAGCGTTGA
- a CDS encoding type VI secretion system baseplate subunit TssF, which translates to MSDASERIYLDYLNELDALERFRQRFLESHPTVPLDREDPHVRRLIESMAFFSVQTRLATQHNLRSTWLRLFSSFFDFLLKPLPAVGLVQALPAEKMTETLELARGTELRLTPSHGAPGTFRTRRALRVLPIAQQGAEVVRLADGRWRLILRYASAFPRRDPVGVFSLHVRHLDEYRPSLAVFHALRQHLKQASVVYDAPANDGTQGLPCEFAFGGSPPEQEDSARYEHPVQAVRSFFQMPEQGLFLHVTVPSARKEWSRFSLCLDLDRAWSVGRSAHPDFLHPFVVPVENLKAEPAQPISADGTRSEYAIRGMSAGRDSQLHSITGVFVLGRSGRMPMRPAFLPGEGPSYEVDEGLDEEMRPRHSLLVRMPEAFSEPSKLLVDALWYQPQFVSNAVGRVTVSTPGRHVEGLGWQLVGRLQPHRDSGLRHDVAGLTRLLAWKVKSTLERDELAALLNYLGTPVEEPFRRVLPWLRELKATVAPDGALRGAGLLHVYEILLEPFDASAEPLVACFLEQVQRLLSAWNGEATVVLRASVAGAGAFPLAVSS; encoded by the coding sequence GTGAGCGACGCATCCGAACGCATCTACCTGGACTACTTGAACGAGCTGGACGCGCTCGAGCGCTTCCGGCAGCGCTTCCTGGAATCCCATCCCACCGTGCCCCTGGACCGGGAGGATCCGCATGTGCGGCGCCTCATCGAGTCCATGGCGTTCTTCTCGGTGCAGACCCGCCTGGCCACGCAGCACAACCTGCGCTCCACCTGGCTGCGGCTCTTCTCCTCCTTCTTCGACTTCCTGCTCAAGCCCCTGCCCGCGGTGGGCCTCGTGCAGGCCCTGCCCGCGGAGAAGATGACGGAGACGCTGGAGCTGGCGCGGGGCACCGAGCTGCGGCTGACGCCCTCGCATGGGGCGCCGGGCACGTTCCGCACCCGGCGCGCGCTGCGCGTGCTGCCCATCGCGCAGCAGGGCGCCGAGGTCGTCCGCCTGGCCGATGGCCGCTGGCGGCTCATCCTCCGCTACGCGTCCGCCTTTCCCCGGCGGGATCCCGTGGGCGTGTTCAGCCTGCACGTGCGCCACCTGGACGAGTACCGACCCTCGCTCGCCGTCTTCCACGCGCTGCGCCAGCACCTCAAACAGGCGAGCGTGGTGTACGACGCCCCGGCCAATGACGGCACGCAGGGCCTGCCGTGTGAGTTCGCCTTCGGCGGCAGCCCCCCGGAGCAGGAGGACTCGGCCCGCTACGAGCACCCCGTGCAAGCGGTGCGCTCCTTCTTCCAGATGCCCGAGCAGGGCCTCTTCCTGCACGTGACGGTGCCCTCGGCGCGCAAGGAGTGGAGCCGCTTCAGCCTGTGCCTGGACCTGGACCGCGCCTGGTCGGTCGGCCGCTCGGCGCATCCGGACTTCCTCCACCCCTTCGTGGTGCCCGTGGAGAACCTCAAGGCCGAGCCTGCCCAACCCATCAGCGCGGATGGCACCCGCTCGGAATACGCCATCCGGGGGATGTCCGCCGGCCGGGATTCCCAGCTGCACTCCATTACCGGGGTGTTCGTGCTGGGTCGCTCGGGGCGCATGCCCATGCGTCCGGCCTTCCTACCGGGCGAGGGGCCAAGCTACGAAGTGGATGAGGGTCTCGACGAGGAAATGCGCCCGCGTCACAGTCTGCTCGTGCGCATGCCCGAAGCCTTCTCCGAGCCCAGCAAATTGTTGGTGGATGCCCTGTGGTACCAGCCCCAGTTCGTCTCCAACGCCGTGGGCCGGGTGACGGTGTCCACGCCGGGCCGACACGTGGAGGGGTTGGGGTGGCAGCTCGTGGGTCGGCTCCAGCCGCACCGGGACAGTGGCCTGCGCCATGACGTGGCGGGCCTCACGCGGCTGCTGGCCTGGAAGGTCAAGTCCACGCTCGAGCGCGATGAGCTGGCCGCGCTGCTCAACTACCTGGGCACGCCCGTCGAGGAGCCCTTCCGCCGCGTCCTGCCCTGGCTGCGCGAGCTCAAGGCCACGGTGGCGCCGGATGGGGCGCTGCGCGGCGCGGGCCTGCTGCACGTCTACGAGATCCTCCTGGAGCCCTTCGACGCCAGCGCCGAGCCCCTGGTGGCGTGTTTCCTGGAGCAGGTGCAGCGCCTGTTGAGTGCCTGGAATGGCGAGGCCACGGTGGTGCTGCGCGCCTCCGTGGCCGGGGCGGGTGCCTTTCCCCTGGCGGTCTCCTCATGA
- a CDS encoding DotU family type IV/VI secretion system protein: MKLEHWQNILRTYRQVRALLDQSLPPEPASAQERIQVRVGAQGLALLQQQLLFDVDALRAALGAAYGEQELEEALRPFVYLIDEKVRRRLADEEQMEWPMLQFKLFGTDAGGDRFYELADEKLQQRTASALVFEMLHFCLTAGFEGRYEGNTARLREYKTRLAARIPKPEAMPAPPPVEAQAPLVHAFPWRYYAASSLLVVTLPVILWWLSR, encoded by the coding sequence ATGAAACTCGAGCATTGGCAGAACATCCTCCGGACCTACCGGCAGGTGCGCGCCCTGTTGGATCAATCGCTGCCGCCCGAGCCCGCCTCGGCGCAGGAGCGCATCCAGGTCCGGGTGGGCGCGCAGGGCCTGGCGCTGTTGCAGCAGCAGCTGCTCTTCGACGTGGACGCCCTGCGCGCGGCGCTGGGGGCGGCCTACGGGGAGCAGGAGCTGGAGGAGGCGCTGCGGCCCTTCGTCTACCTCATCGACGAGAAGGTGCGGCGCCGGCTCGCGGACGAGGAGCAGATGGAGTGGCCCATGCTCCAGTTCAAGCTGTTCGGCACCGACGCGGGCGGCGATCGCTTCTACGAGCTGGCCGACGAGAAGCTGCAGCAGCGCACCGCCTCGGCGCTCGTCTTCGAGATGCTGCACTTCTGCCTCACCGCGGGCTTCGAGGGCCGCTACGAGGGCAACACCGCCCGGCTGCGCGAGTACAAGACGCGGCTGGCGGCGCGCATCCCCAAGCCCGAGGCCATGCCGGCGCCGCCGCCCGTCGAGGCCCAGGCCCCGCTCGTCCATGCCTTTCCCTGGCGCTACTACGCGGCGTCCTCGCTGTTGGTGGTGACGCTCCCCGTCATCCTGTGGTGGTTGTCGCGATGA